The following proteins come from a genomic window of Nitrospiraceae bacterium:
- a CDS encoding DUF6515 family protein, giving the protein MTNVARSTYRILCIVFLMIPFVTSPALAERGHGFDRDRYYSPHWELDVRHSHDHFYPARGYVVPALPPGYVDLIYSKQHYFFRSGVWFRAQGSGFIVVQPPLGIRLRILPPSYSTIWIGGVPYYYANGIYYAAVPNTPEYVVVAPPPGYETAAPQPAPAPPLALPPPAVPSPQAQTLPAPSTPQAMFVYPRQGQSQSQITSDRSECNNWAIGQTGYDPAQAGTEGAQRAGDFQRAVRTCLEGKGYTVN; this is encoded by the coding sequence ATGACGAACGTGGCAAGATCTACTTACCGCATACTGTGCATCGTCTTCCTCATGATACCCTTCGTGACCAGTCCGGCCCTAGCCGAGCGGGGCCACGGATTTGATCGGGATCGATACTATTCCCCACATTGGGAATTGGATGTCCGACACAGCCATGATCACTTCTACCCTGCAAGGGGTTATGTGGTACCAGCGTTACCCCCTGGATATGTCGATCTTATCTATTCGAAACAACATTACTTCTTCAGATCGGGGGTCTGGTTCCGTGCGCAGGGATCAGGATTCATCGTTGTCCAACCTCCCCTTGGCATCCGTCTCCGGATCTTGCCTCCCTCATACAGCACAATTTGGATTGGCGGTGTCCCATATTACTATGCGAACGGCATTTACTACGCAGCTGTCCCCAACACACCAGAGTATGTTGTCGTCGCACCTCCTCCTGGGTATGAAACCGCAGCGCCACAACCTGCTCCAGCTCCGCCTCTGGCCTTACCGCCACCGGCAGTTCCGTCTCCACAAGCCCAGACATTGCCAGCACCATCTACCCCTCAAGCCATGTTCGTCTATCCACGCCAAGGGCAAAGCCAAAGCCAGATCACGTCAGATCGAAGCGAATGTAATAACTGGGCAATCGGGCAAACCGGTTATGATCCTGCGCAGGCTGGGACGGAAGGTGCTCAGCGAGCCGGGGATTTTCAACGAGCTGTTCGAACCTGTCTTGAGGGCAAAGGCTACACAGTCAACTGA
- a CDS encoding TAXI family TRAP transporter solute-binding subunit has translation MPSNKSLVLIFLILIPLLGFSIYLVEQTHTKYYLLTGPHASTASLIGPQFEAVLDKTTGLERWSPLKLIRDFAAVESCGSLDNVANLNQGRAQLAFVEDGLPLHMDTPPTCLLPINQQQDRSAAKRQEVRLRAVMPLYLSLLHVVSNRRLNYTDVRDIKPHSKVYIGPDGSGTSFIASLVLKHEGIPIDRKGAAWDFQKAMQEVLKGNLDVAFFLMALNSQEIKQLFDTPTLHLLSVDSAEALTLLAPYLEIIKIPPSTYKVSPKEITTVGAKTILAASTDLSDSEVFEIATKLSHHIHDLLKDIPLNVSKTVNGSVDLYYPLHHGAIRFYNHDPPFFLDPHFLAGLGSYLSIVFAFYKLSGQSLRHYRLHRLLQLIDRIRRTAKRAGDTLEASHTERYLHAFRVLMARLLREGRIKMDDIGLINEYIKSDS, from the coding sequence ATGCCAAGTAATAAGTCGCTCGTTTTGATTTTTCTCATTCTCATTCCCCTACTTGGTTTTAGCATCTACCTGGTTGAACAGACACATACCAAGTACTATCTCCTCACGGGTCCTCATGCCAGCACAGCTTCACTCATTGGTCCCCAATTCGAAGCGGTACTGGATAAAACAACCGGGCTTGAGCGATGGTCGCCCCTCAAACTGATCCGAGATTTTGCCGCCGTCGAATCTTGCGGCTCCTTAGATAATGTTGCGAATCTGAATCAAGGCAGAGCCCAGCTTGCTTTTGTCGAGGATGGGCTCCCTTTGCATATGGATACACCACCCACCTGCTTGCTACCCATCAATCAACAACAGGATCGCAGTGCGGCGAAGCGTCAAGAGGTTCGTCTTCGCGCTGTGATGCCACTGTACCTGTCGCTGTTACATGTTGTCTCAAATCGGCGGCTCAACTATACGGATGTCCGTGACATTAAGCCTCACAGCAAGGTGTATATTGGCCCAGACGGGAGCGGCACTTCATTTATCGCCAGTCTTGTGCTCAAACATGAAGGCATTCCTATCGATCGAAAAGGTGCAGCCTGGGACTTTCAAAAGGCAATGCAAGAGGTGCTCAAAGGAAATCTTGATGTAGCGTTTTTTCTAATGGCTCTCAACAGTCAGGAGATTAAACAACTCTTCGACACTCCAACCTTGCATCTGCTCAGCGTAGATTCTGCAGAGGCGCTCACACTCCTGGCGCCGTACCTTGAAATTATCAAGATCCCCCCGTCCACCTATAAGGTTTCGCCCAAGGAGATCACGACTGTCGGGGCCAAGACTATTTTGGCAGCATCAACGGACCTCAGCGATTCTGAGGTCTTCGAAATCGCCACCAAACTATCGCATCACATTCATGACCTCCTGAAGGATATCCCGTTGAACGTGAGCAAGACCGTCAATGGCTCTGTAGATCTTTACTACCCTCTCCATCACGGGGCGATTCGATTTTATAACCATGATCCTCCGTTTTTTCTGGACCCGCATTTTTTGGCAGGCCTGGGGAGCTATCTATCCATTGTCTTTGCGTTCTACAAACTCAGTGGGCAAAGCTTGAGGCACTATCGTCTTCATCGTCTCCTTCAGTTAATTGATCGAATCAGGAGAACTGCGAAAAGAGCGGGAGACACACTGGAAGCGAGCCATACGGAGCGGTATCTTCATGCCTTCCGTGTCCTGATGGCCAGATTATTGCGCGAGGGACGAATTAAGATGGATGATATTGGCCTCATAAATGAGTACATCAAGAGCGACTCATAG
- a CDS encoding thermonuclease family protein, with protein sequence MKRFPKHVNSFPPYVLLASLPIVLLLSLVLAGCENVRPWGYSQGRHGVAGLGVRVPLDPPHSARDLAKDDSVPGKVFVGQVISVHDGDTLTISLNGQNTQARLIGIIAPSLDQASWGELAREALETLVVGKIVQLETDITDRDQAGQLLSYIFVGETFVNLELIRKGMAVVETVPPNVAHVKEYQQAQEEARRAGRGVWDPSNPLTVSLNCDRGQQKGQACIIKSGNVESSRPDFLP encoded by the coding sequence ATGAAGAGATTCCCCAAGCACGTAAACTCCTTCCCACCCTACGTTCTTCTCGCTTCCCTTCCGATCGTTCTCCTGCTCTCACTTGTCTTGGCAGGGTGTGAGAACGTCAGACCGTGGGGCTACAGTCAAGGCAGGCACGGCGTCGCAGGCCTTGGTGTCCGAGTCCCCCTCGATCCCCCACATTCTGCTCGTGACCTCGCCAAAGACGATTCAGTGCCCGGCAAAGTCTTCGTCGGACAGGTCATCTCTGTACACGATGGGGATACTTTGACCATCTCACTTAATGGGCAGAACACTCAGGCCCGCCTGATCGGTATTATTGCGCCTAGCTTGGATCAAGCCTCGTGGGGAGAGCTGGCCCGTGAAGCACTCGAAACGCTCGTTGTCGGGAAGATCGTGCAGCTTGAAACGGATATTACGGACCGGGATCAGGCTGGGCAACTGCTCTCATATATCTTTGTCGGGGAGACCTTCGTCAATCTGGAGCTGATCAGGAAAGGCATGGCAGTTGTCGAGACAGTCCCGCCCAATGTCGCACATGTGAAGGAGTATCAACAGGCACAAGAGGAGGCACGACGAGCAGGGCGAGGAGTCTGGGATCCCAGCAACCCCTTGACGGTCAGTCTCAATTGCGATCGCGGACAACAGAAGGGGCAGGCCTGCATCATCAAGTCCGGCAATGTGGAGTCAAGTCGACCCGACTTCCTGCCTTAG
- a CDS encoding tetratricopeptide repeat protein, producing MGDYEGEIEDNTRAIQLNPNLAEAYANRAVAKYQTGDFMGAIHDSTLALSLQPQMGVGYYYRGLAYLAINMAEEGRRDLKRARELSPQLADDIGQVLQD from the coding sequence ATGGGTGACTACGAGGGAGAGATCGAGGATAACACACGGGCGATCCAGCTGAATCCGAACCTTGCAGAAGCCTATGCGAACAGGGCCGTGGCGAAATATCAGACCGGCGACTTCATGGGAGCCATTCACGATTCAACTCTTGCGCTGTCGCTTCAGCCGCAGATGGGCGTCGGCTATTACTATCGCGGCCTCGCCTACCTGGCGATCAATATGGCGGAAGAGGGTCGCAGAGACTTGAAGCGGGCACGAGAACTTTCTCCACAATTGGCGGACGACATCGGACAGGTTCTCCAAGACTAG
- a CDS encoding DUF2127 domain-containing protein, protein MTTNARHAGLAAIAVFKIVKGVLLLFVGLGLIELMHADIATLFSILIETLHLTADSRLMHTLVLKVDALQPHSVLVGGLVSLVYAGLLLMEGIGLWMEFSWAAYLTVVSTSLLVPFEFREVIEEVTILRVSVLLLNLVIVVYLVNQLKRHTLRSGAHLRRPDTVV, encoded by the coding sequence ATGACAACGAATGCACGCCATGCCGGCCTGGCTGCGATTGCTGTGTTCAAAATCGTGAAAGGTGTGCTGTTGCTCTTTGTCGGCTTAGGGCTAATCGAGTTGATGCATGCCGATATTGCCACATTGTTTTCGATCCTGATCGAAACCCTCCATCTGACAGCCGATTCACGCCTCATGCACACATTGGTTTTAAAGGTGGATGCGCTTCAACCTCATAGTGTGCTGGTGGGGGGTCTCGTGAGCCTCGTTTATGCGGGTCTGTTGTTGATGGAAGGCATTGGGCTGTGGATGGAGTTCTCCTGGGCCGCATACTTGACCGTAGTCTCGACAAGCCTGCTGGTTCCGTTTGAATTTCGTGAAGTGATAGAAGAGGTGACGATCCTTCGGGTCAGTGTGTTGCTTCTGAATCTTGTGATAGTAGTGTATCTTGTCAACCAGTTGAAGCGACATACGTTACGTTCAGGAGCACATCTCCGAAGACCCGACACGGTCGTATGA
- a CDS encoding Hsp20/alpha crystallin family protein, with the protein MPMISLRAPSLDVFEEKDDIVVKADLPGMNKEEIEVTVTGDVVTIKGEKKKEEEVKEKDYYRRERSDGSFVRSVELPCEVKSDQIKANFKDGVLEVRMPKTEEAKKKCVSIKID; encoded by the coding sequence ATGCCGATGATTTCGCTGAGAGCCCCTTCATTGGATGTCTTCGAGGAAAAGGATGACATCGTGGTCAAGGCCGATCTGCCGGGTATGAACAAAGAAGAGATCGAGGTGACGGTGACGGGGGACGTGGTGACGATCAAGGGAGAGAAGAAGAAAGAAGAGGAGGTCAAGGAGAAGGACTACTACCGGCGTGAACGGTCGGACGGATCGTTTGTGCGGAGCGTGGAGCTTCCGTGCGAGGTCAAGAGCGACCAGATCAAAGCGAATTTTAAGGATGGTGTGCTGGAAGTCCGAATGCCGAAGACCGAAGAAGCCAAGAAGAAATGTGTCTCGATCAAGATCGACTAA
- a CDS encoding BON domain-containing protein, with protein MAATVMSDRNRILKEVHASLERARINLHKHPIQMEYQDGVLTLEGEVEHIAAKKLSMELAAAVRGVSGIVDRLHVAPATHMGDGAILDAVRDALLQEPTLQHCTIQLIRKGELETVRDITENPHGVIQVSVTDGVVLLDDHVTGLTQKRMAGVLAWWVPGSRDVINGMEVVPDQPDSDEELAKAIRIVLKKDPLVHEDRVRVSARQSVVTLDGDVPSAPQKEMAEFDAWYVFGVDKVVNRLEVRP; from the coding sequence ATGGCGGCAACGGTCATGTCGGATCGAAATCGAATCCTCAAAGAAGTTCATGCGTCGCTCGAGCGGGCGCGTATCAATCTTCATAAGCATCCCATTCAGATGGAATACCAGGACGGCGTCCTGACACTTGAAGGGGAGGTCGAGCACATCGCAGCGAAGAAGCTGAGCATGGAGCTCGCGGCGGCAGTGCGCGGCGTGAGTGGGATTGTGGACCGGTTACATGTGGCGCCGGCGACCCACATGGGTGACGGAGCCATCTTGGACGCCGTGCGCGATGCACTACTCCAAGAGCCCACCCTCCAGCATTGCACGATTCAATTGATCCGGAAGGGGGAGCTCGAAACGGTTCGAGACATCACAGAAAATCCCCACGGGGTGATCCAGGTCTCCGTGACCGACGGAGTGGTTTTACTCGACGACCATGTGACCGGGCTCACACAGAAACGGATGGCGGGAGTGCTCGCCTGGTGGGTGCCGGGAAGCAGGGACGTGATTAACGGGATGGAGGTTGTTCCCGATCAACCGGATTCAGACGAGGAACTTGCCAAAGCGATCCGCATCGTCTTAAAGAAGGATCCTTTGGTTCACGAGGATCGAGTCCGTGTGAGTGCGAGGCAATCGGTGGTGACGCTCGATGGCGACGTCCCTTCTGCACCGCAGAAGGAAATGGCTGAGTTCGATGCCTGGTATGTCTTCGGCGTGGACAAAGTGGTCAATCGGTTGGAGGTTCGGCCATAA
- a CDS encoding ABC transporter ATP-binding protein, translated as MTFPLVDIRNLTFQVGRQTILDRLDLTIQAQEIHALLGANGSGKTTLAYLLMGCEGYVPTAGTLLFEGADLLPLKMHERARLGLTLAWQEPARFEGVTVREFLTLGHSERDPEPVLMQVGLDPDRYLNRRVDKALSGGERHRIELASVLTMKPKLAILDEPAAGIDMLSVNHIIKVIRTLKDNGGAVLLITHQEEVAAIADSASQLCNGQIIFSGDPAHVIEHFRGRTCVRCDGEVCGYVRP; from the coding sequence ATGACCTTTCCTCTCGTAGACATTCGCAATCTCACCTTCCAGGTTGGCCGTCAGACGATTCTCGACCGACTCGATCTCACGATCCAAGCGCAAGAGATCCACGCCCTCCTCGGGGCGAATGGCTCCGGCAAGACGACGCTCGCCTACCTCCTCATGGGTTGCGAGGGCTATGTACCGACAGCCGGAACCCTTCTATTTGAAGGCGCTGACCTGCTTCCGCTCAAAATGCACGAACGGGCGAGGCTGGGCCTGACCCTCGCCTGGCAAGAACCGGCTCGGTTTGAAGGCGTCACGGTTCGCGAGTTCCTGACGCTTGGCCATTCGGAACGCGATCCGGAACCAGTGCTGATGCAAGTCGGGCTCGACCCCGACCGCTACCTGAACCGGCGAGTCGATAAAGCCCTCAGCGGAGGCGAACGCCACCGCATCGAGCTGGCTTCCGTGCTAACCATGAAGCCGAAGCTGGCCATCCTCGATGAGCCTGCCGCCGGTATCGACATGCTCTCGGTCAACCACATTATCAAGGTCATCCGCACGCTCAAGGACAACGGCGGGGCCGTCTTGCTCATCACCCATCAGGAAGAAGTCGCGGCGATTGCGGACTCGGCATCCCAATTATGTAACGGCCAGATCATCTTCTCCGGCGATCCGGCCCATGTCATCGAACACTTTCGCGGGCGGACCTGCGTCCGGTGCGATGGAGAGGTTTGCGGATATGTCCGACCTTGA
- a CDS encoding SufD family Fe-S cluster assembly protein: protein MSDLEELIRALPMVGAEPTILDDERIAHVVGHGHRILSRRSVPGLHLDVEETPDAIVGKMTIQAGASIAQPIHMCFGLAHRTGRQRIKIDVMVEEGATAHVLAHCLFPVAQAAEHRMQARIDIGPGASLTYTEGHYHGPHGGMQVLPHATIRIGKGARYFSDFSLLSGSVGSLDIDYLVDVEEEGIAELTAKIFAHRTDHITLKEAVMLRGERSRGLIKTRVVLENEARAEITGITEAHAKGARGHVDCMEIVQGQAHASAIPIVRVFHPEAKVTHEAAIGSVDKKELETLMARGLSPEQAVEIIVSGILR from the coding sequence ATGTCCGACCTTGAGGAGCTCATTCGCGCCCTGCCGATGGTCGGAGCGGAGCCGACGATCCTTGACGACGAGCGGATCGCGCACGTCGTCGGACACGGCCATCGCATCCTCAGCCGCCGGTCTGTTCCAGGGTTACACCTGGACGTGGAGGAAACGCCTGATGCAATCGTTGGAAAGATGACGATTCAAGCGGGCGCAAGCATCGCTCAACCCATCCACATGTGTTTTGGCCTGGCTCATCGGACCGGTAGACAACGAATTAAAATCGACGTCATGGTGGAAGAGGGGGCGACAGCGCACGTGCTTGCCCATTGCCTCTTTCCTGTCGCCCAAGCCGCAGAGCATCGCATGCAGGCCAGGATCGACATCGGACCAGGCGCGTCGCTGACGTACACCGAAGGCCACTACCACGGCCCGCATGGCGGCATGCAGGTTCTTCCCCACGCCACGATCAGAATCGGAAAAGGCGCGCGCTACTTTTCCGATTTCTCATTACTATCCGGCTCGGTGGGTAGTCTCGATATCGACTATCTCGTCGACGTGGAGGAGGAGGGCATCGCCGAACTTACTGCGAAGATCTTCGCACACAGGACCGATCACATCACGCTCAAGGAAGCCGTCATGCTCCGAGGGGAGCGGTCGCGGGGTCTCATCAAGACGCGAGTGGTGCTGGAGAACGAGGCTCGCGCGGAGATCACGGGGATCACGGAGGCCCATGCAAAAGGAGCCCGTGGCCACGTGGATTGCATGGAAATCGTGCAGGGTCAGGCCCATGCCAGCGCGATTCCCATCGTCAGGGTGTTTCATCCGGAAGCAAAAGTCACCCACGAAGCCGCCATCGGCAGTGTCGATAAGAAAGAATTGGAAACATTAATGGCGCGGGGACTCTCGCCGGAACAAGCCGTGGAGATAATCGTGAGCGGAATTTTGCGATGA
- the amrS gene encoding AmmeMemoRadiSam system radical SAM enzyme, protein MTNSQVTMNAPTKYWHQLNDGRIQCDLCPRYCKLLDGQQGLCFVRAREEDQIVLTTYGRSSGFCVDPIEKKPLNHFLPGTSVLSFGTAGCNLSCKFCQNWDMSKSREMDTLADEASPETIARAATELDCRSVAYTYNDPVIFHEYAIDVAQACRERGIRSVAVTTGYVCDEPREEFYRYMDAANVDLKGFTERFYRQICGGSLQPVLGTLVYIKHHTNVWLELTTLVIPGENDSEAELERLTQWVVEHLGPDVPIHFSAFHPDYKMLDIPPTPPSTLTMARRIAMKNGIRYAYTGNVRDVEGGSTYCHACGQLLVGRIGYELSDWNLSLGGICRFCSAPCAGIFEAQPGQWGARRAPLLLKQARPDR, encoded by the coding sequence ATGACGAATTCACAAGTCACAATGAACGCGCCGACGAAATATTGGCATCAATTGAACGATGGACGCATCCAATGCGATCTCTGTCCGCGCTACTGTAAACTTCTCGACGGACAACAAGGGTTGTGCTTCGTCCGGGCGCGGGAGGAGGATCAGATCGTCCTGACGACATATGGACGGTCGAGCGGATTTTGCGTCGATCCAATCGAGAAAAAGCCGCTGAATCATTTTCTTCCCGGTACCTCGGTCCTATCGTTTGGAACCGCTGGCTGCAACCTCTCGTGCAAGTTCTGCCAGAACTGGGACATGAGCAAGTCACGCGAGATGGACACGTTGGCGGACGAAGCCTCTCCGGAAACGATCGCGCGTGCAGCGACGGAACTCGATTGCCGGTCTGTTGCCTACACCTACAATGATCCGGTCATCTTCCACGAGTACGCGATCGATGTCGCGCAGGCCTGTCGCGAGCGAGGAATCAGATCGGTTGCCGTCACGACGGGATATGTCTGTGATGAGCCGCGAGAAGAATTCTACCGGTACATGGACGCAGCGAATGTCGATCTTAAGGGATTCACGGAGCGATTCTATAGGCAGATCTGCGGCGGAAGCCTTCAGCCGGTTCTCGGCACACTGGTCTACATCAAGCATCACACGAACGTGTGGCTGGAGCTCACCACCCTCGTGATCCCTGGAGAGAACGATTCGGAGGCTGAACTCGAGCGGTTGACGCAGTGGGTAGTCGAGCATCTTGGCCCTGACGTGCCGATCCACTTTAGCGCCTTTCATCCAGACTATAAAATGCTCGACATCCCGCCCACGCCACCATCCACATTGACCATGGCTCGGAGGATCGCCATGAAGAACGGCATCCGTTACGCCTACACCGGCAACGTGCGAGATGTCGAGGGTGGTAGCACCTACTGTCATGCTTGCGGCCAGCTGCTCGTCGGCCGAATAGGGTATGAATTGTCCGATTGGAATCTGTCCCTCGGTGGGATTTGTCGGTTTTGCAGTGCTCCCTGTGCCGGAATCTTCGAAGCACAGCCGGGGCAGTGGGGTGCGCGCCGAGCGCCGCTGTTGCTCAAGCAGGCCCGCCCGGACCGATAG